Proteins from a genomic interval of Pseudoruegeria sp. SHC-113:
- a CDS encoding carbohydrate ABC transporter permease, with product MIGKTPVWVLPVVALVALIWIVPLIGLVMISIRPLAETTLGWWNLSEVSFTLEAWRTVWDKFPLAYATWVSTKIAVISTLIPMIMAPAAAYAFHFLSFPMRRVLLLIIVNAFVLPNQVVVIPLFLLWRDLGMIDNIWSVIIPFAGLSFAWSVFLVKNYLEDFPTDLIEAAQIDACGPIARFFYIVLPNMLTPIAAVAILQFMWTWNGLLLPVVFLREELPLPALLARVQGVYDNNFDQVAVAAIITTIVPLAIFVIFQRYFTAGAQTKTGSKE from the coding sequence ATGATCGGAAAAACTCCCGTCTGGGTGCTGCCCGTGGTGGCGCTGGTGGCGCTGATCTGGATCGTGCCGCTGATCGGGCTGGTGATGATCTCGATCCGCCCGCTCGCCGAAACGACGCTGGGCTGGTGGAACCTCTCCGAGGTCTCCTTCACGCTGGAAGCCTGGCGCACCGTGTGGGACAAATTCCCGCTCGCCTATGCCACGTGGGTCTCCACCAAGATTGCCGTGATCTCCACGCTGATCCCGATGATCATGGCCCCGGCGGCGGCCTATGCCTTCCATTTCCTCAGCTTCCCGATGCGCCGGGTGCTGCTTCTGATCATCGTCAACGCCTTCGTGCTGCCCAATCAGGTGGTGGTGATCCCGCTCTTCCTGCTCTGGCGCGATCTGGGCATGATCGACAACATCTGGTCGGTGATCATCCCCTTCGCGGGCCTCAGCTTCGCGTGGTCTGTCTTCCTTGTGAAAAACTACCTTGAGGATTTCCCCACCGATCTGATCGAAGCCGCCCAGATCGACGCCTGCGGCCCCATCGCGCGGTTCTTCTACATCGTGCTGCCCAACATGCTCACCCCCATCGCCGCCGTCGCCATCCTGCAGTTCATGTGGACATGGAACGGCCTGTTGCTGCCGGTTGTCTTCCTGCGGGAAGAGCTTCCCTTGCCAGCGCTGCTGGCCCGTGTGCAGGGGGTCTACGACAACAACTTCGACCAGGTGGCCGTGGCCGCGATCATCACCACGATTGTGCCGCTGGCGATCTTCGTGATCTTCCAGCGCTATTTCACCGCCGGGGCGCAGACCAAGACGGGGAGCAAGGAATGA
- a CDS encoding carbohydrate ABC transporter permease — protein MVEATTSTLDGPHGPSLGARVAARQLSQRRAAYILLAPLLIFFGVSVLYPVFETIRLSFFEIKGLAPPKPVGLGNYVKLWNDENFLRALRVTFYWSFSATFFSVAIGWALAMACALKPKETMIFRVLIFAAYGVSEAVVGFIWLGIYRPDYGLLNGILGGLGLEHLQQAWLGNPATALTAVIVAYVWTQVGLPLMTCFASIQSIPRSYFEAAYIDGAKPISMMRHIVMPLSLPGVRVAIFINLLQSLKAFDLIYMLTGGGPVRTTETVGFFMFRESMLNFKLGYGAASTVVLLVAVLIVSTPLIAQRTRAVK, from the coding sequence ATGGTCGAGGCAACCACATCCACGCTGGACGGGCCCCACGGCCCGTCCCTTGGCGCACGGGTCGCGGCGCGCCAGCTGAGCCAGCGGCGCGCGGCCTATATCCTGCTCGCGCCCTTGCTGATTTTCTTCGGGGTGTCCGTGCTTTACCCCGTGTTCGAAACGATCCGGCTGAGCTTCTTCGAGATCAAGGGGCTGGCCCCGCCCAAGCCCGTTGGCCTTGGCAATTACGTGAAGCTCTGGAACGACGAAAACTTCCTGCGCGCCCTGCGCGTGACCTTCTACTGGTCCTTCTCGGCCACCTTCTTTTCCGTCGCCATCGGCTGGGCGCTGGCCATGGCCTGCGCGCTGAAGCCGAAGGAGACGATGATCTTCCGGGTGCTGATCTTCGCCGCCTATGGCGTGAGCGAAGCGGTGGTGGGCTTCATCTGGCTTGGCATCTACCGCCCTGATTACGGCCTTCTGAACGGCATCCTCGGCGGGCTTGGCCTTGAGCATCTGCAGCAGGCCTGGCTCGGCAACCCGGCAACCGCGCTCACTGCCGTGATCGTCGCCTATGTCTGGACGCAGGTGGGCCTTCCCTTGATGACGTGTTTCGCCTCGATCCAGTCGATCCCGCGCAGCTATTTCGAGGCCGCCTATATCGATGGCGCGAAACCGATATCGATGATGCGCCATATCGTGATGCCGCTCTCGCTGCCCGGTGTGCGCGTGGCGATCTTCATCAACCTGCTGCAAAGCCTGAAGGCGTTCGATCTGATCTACATGCTCACCGGCGGCGGGCCTGTACGCACCACCGAAACCGTGGGCTTCTTCATGTTCCGCGAATCCATGCTGAACTTCAAACTGGGCTATGGCGCGGCCAGCACGGTGGTGCTGCTGGTGGCGGTGCTGATCGTCTCCACGCCGCTGATCGCCCAACGCACGAGGGCGGTGAAATGA
- a CDS encoding ABC transporter substrate-binding protein: MTLKTTFSASRRTMLGALVAGTILSPLGFHAAQAEVSGELVMLNWLAGAQADMMAALQADFVTKNPDVTFRNIVPTSSGDTRGGIRTVLLGGEQADLLINTWPAFRQELLDAGMILPVDEAWEANNWSELLSDGWKDLSSIDGVNYGVTYTFGDRSALWYRTDTIEKAGLTAPGTWEEFLAGFEKLNAAGVTPVSIPAKIWAHGEWFESTLLRVAGADFMAKLARHEVPWTSPEVVKTFELLGEMLNAGCCLDPNTMLASVWTDSADTTLLTGDTGYMLIGMWLNTRAKQEYKLTPGTDFNIVQFPALGMGFDNQSMVDAKEFNVLSTVKNIDAANAFMGYMLTADAAGIMAEYGLASPSSAVDPAIYDPVIQQAVNEVAKAEKVQFVLGDLLPGDLVHEYRIQIQKFLQDPSAETIAAAVQKIEDVANTSY; encoded by the coding sequence ATGACCCTGAAGACGACTTTCAGCGCCTCCCGGCGCACGATGCTTGGCGCGCTGGTGGCAGGCACGATCCTGAGCCCGCTGGGCTTTCATGCGGCACAGGCGGAGGTGTCCGGCGAGCTTGTGATGCTCAACTGGCTGGCCGGTGCGCAGGCCGACATGATGGCCGCCCTGCAGGCCGATTTCGTGACGAAAAACCCCGACGTCACTTTCCGCAACATCGTGCCCACCTCGTCGGGCGACACCCGCGGCGGCATCCGCACGGTGCTGCTGGGCGGCGAGCAGGCGGATCTGCTGATCAACACCTGGCCCGCCTTTCGGCAGGAGCTGCTGGACGCAGGCATGATCCTGCCCGTGGATGAGGCCTGGGAGGCCAACAACTGGTCCGAGCTGCTGTCGGACGGCTGGAAGGATCTTTCGAGCATCGACGGCGTCAACTACGGCGTGACCTATACCTTCGGTGATCGCTCGGCGCTCTGGTATCGCACCGACACGATTGAAAAGGCAGGGTTGACGGCGCCGGGCACTTGGGAGGAATTCCTTGCCGGCTTCGAGAAGCTCAATGCCGCTGGGGTGACGCCGGTGTCGATCCCGGCCAAGATCTGGGCCCATGGCGAATGGTTCGAATCCACGCTGCTGCGCGTCGCGGGGGCCGATTTCATGGCCAAGCTCGCCCGCCACGAAGTGCCGTGGACAAGCCCCGAGGTTGTGAAAACCTTCGAACTGCTCGGCGAGATGCTGAACGCGGGCTGCTGCCTTGATCCCAACACCATGCTGGCGTCTGTCTGGACGGATTCCGCCGACACCACGCTGCTGACGGGCGATACCGGCTACATGCTGATCGGCATGTGGCTCAACACCCGCGCCAAGCAGGAATACAAGCTCACGCCGGGCACGGATTTCAACATCGTGCAGTTCCCGGCCCTTGGCATGGGGTTTGACAACCAGTCGATGGTGGACGCCAAAGAGTTCAACGTGCTCTCCACGGTGAAGAACATCGATGCCGCCAACGCCTTCATGGGCTACATGCTCACCGCCGATGCGGCCGGGATCATGGCCGAGTACGGGCTGGCCTCGCCGTCGAGCGCGGTGGATCCGGCGATCTATGATCCGGTCATCCAGCAGGCGGTGAACGAAGTGGCAAAGGCCGAGAAGGTCCAGTTCGTGCTGGGCGATCTGCTGCCGGGCGATCTGGTGCATGAGTACCGGATCCAGATCCAGAAGTTCCTTCAGGATCCCTCCGCCGAGACGATCGCGGCGGCGGTGCAGAAGATCGAAGACGTCGCCAATACCTCCTACTGA
- a CDS encoding sulfatase, giving the protein MPQTQPRRPNILFIMCDDHAAQAIGCYGSRLNQTPNIDRIAAGGVRLDNCFVTNSICTPSRAAILTGQYNHVNGVTTLNTPFDSRRPHLAKHLQQAGYRTAMIGKWHLGEGPDHEPTGFDHWSVLPGQGDYFDPEFIGPEGCAREPGYVTDLITEKSVNWLKQPDDRPFFLMCHHKAPHRNFAPHPKYRDLYTDVELPVPDTFDDDYATRSRAAHEARMRVREDFEYEDLGLAQPEGGAEVGAIHFEGKPGRKVPHPEDPRGLRLVDVNTGEVFTFETQDELARFKYRRYLQRYLQCVASVDEGVGRLLDFLEDSGQAENTIVIYTSDQGFFLGEHGWFDKRFMYEESLRMPFLIRYPEGLAKGVSDSMICNVDFAPTLLDFAGAPVPSYMQGRSFRPCIEGARPADWPQEVYHRYWMHRDNSHQAFAHYGLRSARHKIIHWYNDGLGHAGTGAQTDPPEWELFDLESDPCELVNLWCVPEYAAVQAQMLEALNARMLAIGDIPQH; this is encoded by the coding sequence ATGCCCCAAACACAGCCCCGCCGCCCCAACATCCTGTTCATCATGTGCGACGATCACGCCGCGCAGGCGATCGGCTGTTACGGCTCGCGCCTGAACCAGACGCCCAACATCGACAGGATCGCTGCAGGCGGTGTGCGGCTGGACAATTGCTTCGTCACCAACTCGATCTGCACCCCCAGCCGGGCCGCGATCCTGACGGGCCAGTACAACCACGTGAACGGCGTCACCACGCTCAACACCCCTTTCGACAGCCGCCGCCCGCATCTGGCCAAGCACCTGCAGCAGGCGGGCTATCGCACGGCGATGATCGGCAAGTGGCATCTGGGCGAGGGGCCGGACCATGAGCCAACCGGGTTTGATCACTGGTCAGTGCTGCCGGGGCAGGGGGATTACTTTGATCCGGAGTTCATCGGCCCTGAGGGCTGCGCGCGGGAGCCGGGCTATGTGACCGATCTGATCACCGAGAAATCGGTGAACTGGCTCAAACAGCCCGACGACCGCCCCTTCTTCCTCATGTGCCACCACAAGGCCCCGCACCGCAATTTCGCGCCGCATCCGAAATACCGCGATCTTTACACGGATGTGGAGCTGCCGGTGCCGGATACGTTCGACGATGATTACGCCACCCGCTCCCGCGCCGCCCATGAGGCGCGGATGCGGGTGCGGGAGGATTTCGAGTACGAGGATCTTGGGCTCGCCCAGCCAGAAGGCGGGGCCGAGGTGGGCGCGATCCATTTCGAAGGCAAGCCGGGCCGCAAGGTGCCGCACCCGGAAGATCCGCGCGGACTGCGGCTGGTGGATGTGAACACCGGCGAGGTCTTCACCTTCGAGACGCAGGACGAGCTGGCCCGCTTCAAATACCGCCGCTACCTCCAGCGCTACCTGCAATGCGTCGCCTCGGTGGATGAGGGCGTCGGGCGGCTGCTGGATTTTCTGGAGGACAGCGGGCAGGCGGAGAACACCATCGTGATCTACACCTCTGATCAGGGATTTTTCCTCGGCGAACATGGCTGGTTCGACAAGCGCTTCATGTATGAAGAGTCCCTGCGCATGCCCTTCCTGATCCGCTACCCGGAGGGGCTGGCCAAGGGCGTAAGCGACAGCATGATCTGCAACGTGGATTTCGCCCCCACGCTGCTGGATTTCGCCGGTGCACCGGTGCCCAGCTACATGCAGGGGCGCAGCTTCCGGCCCTGCATAGAAGGCGCGCGCCCCGCCGACTGGCCGCAGGAGGTCTATCACCGCTACTGGATGCACCGCGACAACAGCCATCAGGCCTTCGCCCACTACGGGCTGCGCAGCGCACGCCACAAGATCATCCATTGGTACAACGACGGGCTCGGCCATGCCGGAACCGGCGCGCAAACTGATCCGCCGGAGTGGGAGCTCTTCGATCTCGAATCGGACCCATGCGAGCTGGTCAACCTCTGGTGCGTGCCGGAATATGCCGCCGTTCAGGCGCAGATGCTGGAGGCGCTCAATGCGCGGATGCTGGCGATCGGCGATATTCCACAGCACTGA
- a CDS encoding LysR family transcriptional regulator, whose translation MRINYDFSDLEAFLAVKETGSFHLAAERLNLSQSAVTRRVQKLEAALDSVLFERSTREVRPTLAAKRLQVRAEAILADARETALAMRDESVAFEHQRNAVVTVAVIPTVVSVLLPAALALFREQGNAARLRLLDHSANAVAEAVGKGEADFGLCSIPSLEPNTLFEPLFDDQIVLVLPPGHALEAQEALTWADVQGEALILPARGTGNRLLIDEAMARARLPLRWSCEVRRSSTALDLVAAGTGVALLPLSAAQSAGGRVLYRPVTQPEIRRPVGLLTRVGQQDRHSAAALKVAIRAAAERVFSQ comes from the coding sequence ATGCGCATCAATTACGATTTCAGCGATCTGGAAGCCTTTCTCGCGGTGAAGGAGACGGGCTCGTTTCACCTTGCGGCGGAGCGGTTGAACCTCTCGCAATCGGCGGTCACGCGGCGGGTGCAGAAGCTGGAGGCGGCGCTGGATTCGGTGCTGTTTGAGCGCAGCACGCGGGAGGTGCGGCCCACGCTCGCCGCCAAGCGGCTGCAGGTGCGCGCCGAGGCGATCCTTGCGGATGCGCGCGAAACGGCGCTGGCGATGCGCGATGAGAGCGTCGCCTTTGAACACCAGCGCAACGCGGTGGTGACGGTAGCGGTGATCCCCACGGTGGTAAGCGTTCTGCTGCCGGCTGCGTTGGCACTCTTCCGGGAACAAGGCAACGCGGCTCGGCTGCGGCTGCTCGACCACAGCGCCAATGCGGTGGCCGAGGCCGTGGGCAAGGGGGAGGCCGATTTCGGCCTCTGCTCGATCCCCTCGCTGGAGCCCAACACGCTGTTTGAGCCGCTGTTTGACGATCAGATCGTGCTCGTTCTGCCGCCCGGCCACGCGTTAGAGGCGCAAGAGGCGCTGACATGGGCGGATGTGCAGGGCGAGGCGCTGATCCTGCCCGCGCGCGGCACCGGCAACCGTCTGCTGATCGATGAGGCCATGGCCCGCGCGCGCCTGCCGCTGCGCTGGTCCTGCGAGGTGCGGCGCTCCTCCACGGCGCTCGATCTGGTGGCGGCGGGCACCGGCGTGGCGCTGCTGCCGCTTTCGGCGGCGCAGAGTGCCGGGGGCAGGGTGCTGTATCGCCCCGTCACCCAGCCCGAGATCCGCCGCCCGGTGGGCCTGCTCACGCGCGTCGGTCAGCAGGACAGGCATAGTGCGGCGGCCCTGAAAGTGGCGATCCGGGCGGCGGCGGAGCGTGTTTTTTCACAGTGA
- the tcuA gene encoding FAD-dependent tricarballylate dehydrogenase TcuA produces MSTPHDIAIIGGGNAALCAAITAAEAGARVLILETAPKAYRGGNSRHTRNFRCMHSGPLGPLVESYSEEEYFADLMKVTAGKTDEALARLAIRSSEECLPWMEAHGVRFQPSLSGTLSLARTNAFFMGGGKSLVNAYFRTAQALGVEVLYEAAVTHLELADDQIAWVDYTHEGESHRITPKAVIVASGGFQADTEWLTRAWGEPAKNFLIRGTPYNRGVVLADLLDQGALSVGDPTQCHAVAIDGRAPKFDGGIVTRLDCVPFSIVVNKNAERFYDEGEDVWPKRYAIWGRLVAAQPDQVGYVIIDSRSLNLFMPSVFPPLKADTLEDLATQMGLPPAKLRETVEGFNAACGDTSGFHPTELDGVATQGLTPPKTNWARPITTPPFYGYSLRTGVTFTYLGLKVDETAQCATENGPIRNLWAAGETMAGSILGQGYLAGYGMTIGTVFGRIAGREAAAYAN; encoded by the coding sequence ATGAGCACACCCCACGACATCGCCATCATCGGCGGCGGCAATGCCGCTCTCTGCGCCGCGATCACCGCCGCCGAAGCCGGCGCGCGGGTGCTGATCCTCGAGACAGCGCCCAAGGCCTATCGCGGCGGCAACTCCCGCCACACCCGCAACTTCCGCTGCATGCATTCAGGCCCCCTTGGCCCGCTTGTGGAAAGCTACAGCGAGGAGGAATATTTCGCCGACCTGATGAAGGTCACTGCTGGCAAGACGGATGAAGCCCTCGCCCGGCTGGCAATCCGCTCCTCGGAGGAGTGCCTTCCGTGGATGGAGGCCCATGGCGTGCGTTTTCAGCCCTCGCTGTCGGGCACGCTGTCGCTGGCGCGCACCAACGCCTTCTTCATGGGCGGCGGCAAATCGCTGGTGAACGCCTATTTCCGCACCGCGCAGGCGCTGGGGGTGGAGGTGCTCTATGAGGCTGCCGTCACCCATCTGGAGCTTGCAGACGATCAGATCGCATGGGTCGATTACACCCATGAGGGCGAAAGCCACCGGATCACGCCCAAGGCGGTGATCGTGGCCTCGGGCGGCTTTCAGGCCGACACCGAATGGCTCACCCGCGCCTGGGGGGAACCTGCGAAGAACTTCCTGATCCGTGGCACGCCTTACAATCGCGGCGTTGTGCTGGCGGATCTTCTGGACCAAGGCGCGCTTTCGGTGGGCGATCCCACCCAGTGCCACGCCGTGGCCATCGACGGGCGCGCACCGAAGTTTGATGGCGGCATCGTCACGCGGCTGGATTGCGTACCCTTCTCTATCGTCGTGAACAAAAACGCCGAGCGCTTCTATGACGAGGGCGAGGACGTCTGGCCCAAGCGCTACGCGATCTGGGGGCGGCTCGTGGCCGCGCAGCCCGATCAGGTGGGCTATGTGATCATCGACAGCCGGTCGCTGAACCTCTTCATGCCGTCTGTCTTCCCACCCCTAAAGGCCGACACGCTGGAGGATCTCGCCACCCAGATGGGCCTGCCGCCCGCGAAACTGCGCGAAACGGTGGAGGGCTTCAACGCCGCCTGCGGCGATACCTCGGGCTTCCATCCGACGGAGCTTGACGGCGTCGCCACCCAAGGCCTCACCCCGCCCAAGACCAACTGGGCCCGGCCAATCACCACCCCGCCCTTCTACGGCTACTCGCTGCGCACCGGCGTGACCTTCACCTACCTCGGCCTGAAGGTCGACGAGACCGCCCAATGCGCCACCGAGAATGGACCAATCCGCAACCTCTGGGCGGCGGGCGAAACCATGGCCGGCTCGATCCTCGGGCAGGGCTATCTGGCCGGATACGGCATGACCATCGGAACCGTCTTCGGACGTATCGCGGGCCGGGAGGCCGCCGCCTATGCAAACTGA
- the tcuB gene encoding tricarballylate utilization 4Fe-4S protein TcuB codes for MQTDLITELRRQSEICNACRYCEGYCSVFPALHRERAFAEGDLTQLANLCHNCRGCYYACQYTAPHEFDLNLPKALAEVRRDSWESFAWPAPAARAFQSHGLAIAAATVLGFALLFAAIKALGNAGGEGFYAALSHNAMVAIFAPAFLFPLASIAFSLRAYWRHVGGKRLRLSHVTAAFGSVARMRDLAAGHGEGCNFEEEDRFSHARRYAHQAVMYGFLLCFASTASGTVLHYGFGLHAPYPFFSLPKLLGVPGGLMLTFGTIAMAWLKLKADKNLADAKAFGGEMGFIALLGFVAASGLALYWLGGTAAMATVLALHLGAVLAFFLLTPFSKMAHGFYRLAALIREEQNKQA; via the coding sequence ATGCAAACTGACCTGATCACCGAGCTGCGCCGCCAATCCGAGATCTGCAACGCCTGCCGCTACTGCGAAGGCTATTGCTCCGTCTTTCCCGCCCTGCACCGCGAACGCGCCTTCGCCGAAGGAGATCTGACCCAGCTCGCCAACCTCTGCCACAACTGCCGGGGCTGCTATTACGCCTGCCAGTACACGGCCCCCCATGAGTTCGATCTGAACCTGCCGAAAGCCTTGGCAGAGGTACGGCGCGACAGCTGGGAGAGCTTCGCGTGGCCCGCCCCGGCGGCGCGTGCGTTTCAATCCCACGGGCTCGCCATCGCGGCGGCCACTGTGCTTGGCTTCGCCCTGCTTTTTGCGGCAATCAAGGCGCTCGGCAACGCCGGGGGCGAGGGTTTCTACGCCGCGCTTTCGCACAATGCCATGGTGGCGATCTTCGCCCCGGCCTTCCTGTTTCCGCTGGCAAGCATTGCCTTCAGCCTGCGCGCCTATTGGCGCCATGTGGGCGGCAAGCGCCTGCGCCTGTCGCATGTCACCGCCGCCTTCGGCTCCGTCGCAAGGATGCGCGATCTGGCGGCTGGCCATGGCGAGGGCTGCAATTTCGAGGAGGAAGACAGGTTCTCCCACGCGCGCCGCTACGCGCATCAGGCGGTGATGTATGGCTTCCTGCTGTGCTTTGCCTCCACCGCCTCCGGCACCGTGCTGCACTACGGCTTTGGCCTGCACGCGCCCTACCCGTTCTTCTCCCTGCCCAAGCTTCTGGGCGTGCCCGGTGGCCTGATGCTGACCTTCGGCACCATCGCCATGGCCTGGCTCAAGCTGAAGGCCGACAAAAACCTCGCCGATGCCAAGGCCTTCGGCGGCGAGATGGGCTTCATCGCGCTGCTGGGCTTCGTGGCCGCCAGCGGGCTTGCGCTCTACTGGCTGGGAGGCACGGCGGCCATGGCGACGGTGCTTGCCCTGCACCTTGGCGCGGTGCTGGCTTTCTTCCTGCTCACGCCTTTCAGCAAGATGGCCCATGGCTTTTACCGACTGGCCGCGCTGATCCGCGAGGAGCAGAACAAGCAGGCCTGA
- a CDS encoding D-2-hydroxyacid dehydrogenase family protein → MKVHILDDWFNTLRSLPCYQMLAGHDVTVWTDHVAEPAKLAARLQEAEALVLFRERTSVTRDLLERLPSLRLISQRGAYPHVDVAACSAHGIAFASKQAAGAPNYAAAELTFGLILSAMRQIPQQMAAVKAGKWQIGVGKSLHGRTLGLYGYGRIAKLVAGYAQAFGMEVQIWGSEAGRARAASDGLRVATSREAFFATSDVVSLHVRLTAESRGLIAGADLALMQPGAVFVNTSRAGLVAPGALLAALNAGRPGWAAVDVFDTEPLLDASDPLLSHPNLIATPHIGFVTEDEFDLQFADIFEQVNAFAEGAPIHVINPEVLRG, encoded by the coding sequence TTGAAGGTTCACATTCTGGACGATTGGTTCAACACGCTGCGCAGCCTGCCGTGTTATCAGATGCTTGCGGGCCATGACGTCACCGTCTGGACCGATCACGTGGCTGAGCCGGCAAAGCTCGCCGCGCGGCTGCAGGAGGCCGAGGCGCTGGTGCTGTTTCGCGAGCGCACGAGCGTCACCCGCGATCTGCTGGAGCGCCTGCCGAGCCTGCGGCTGATCAGCCAGCGCGGGGCCTATCCCCATGTGGATGTGGCCGCCTGTTCGGCGCATGGCATCGCCTTTGCCTCCAAACAGGCCGCAGGCGCGCCTAATTATGCCGCTGCCGAGCTGACTTTCGGCCTGATCCTCTCCGCCATGCGCCAGATCCCGCAGCAGATGGCGGCGGTCAAGGCTGGCAAGTGGCAGATCGGCGTGGGCAAGAGCCTGCACGGGCGCACGCTTGGCCTCTACGGCTATGGGCGCATTGCGAAGCTGGTGGCGGGCTATGCGCAGGCCTTCGGGATGGAGGTGCAGATCTGGGGCAGCGAGGCCGGGCGCGCGCGGGCGGCATCGGATGGATTGCGCGTGGCGACAAGCCGGGAGGCTTTCTTTGCCACCAGCGATGTCGTCTCGCTCCACGTGCGGCTGACGGCTGAGAGCCGGGGCCTGATCGCCGGCGCGGATCTGGCATTGATGCAGCCGGGCGCTGTTTTCGTGAACACCTCCCGCGCCGGGCTTGTTGCGCCGGGCGCTTTGCTCGCGGCGCTCAATGCCGGGCGGCCGGGCTGGGCGGCGGTGGATGTGTTTGACACCGAGCCGCTGCTTGATGCTTCTGATCCGCTGCTGTCGCACCCGAACCTGATCGCCACGCCGCATATTGGTTTCGTGACGGAAGACGAGTTCGATCTGCAGTTCGCCGATATTTTCGAGCAGGTGAACGCCTTTGCCGAGGGCGCGCCGATCCATGTGATCAACCCCGAGGTTCTGCGCGGCTGA
- a CDS encoding universal stress protein: protein MAIMNLLVSYNGSPASDAALRYAAELAKGRGAQVTALLAHSTHEVIDSSSRWIPAQARALLTQANADIVAGIAAQFEALAQELALGDALRFREQAGRVDVTLAEAARCYDMIIVGRHMDADDAHVALHPDRIALLSGRPVIVVPEGYRADADHSHAALAWDGSRSAARALSDSLRLLEAEGKVSVISFGTPVGGIADLLQHLRLHGVSPVHEDFPESHAVAETLLAYCDRHDPSLLVMGAYEHSKFREDFLGGDTAKVLRDIRIPVLLSH from the coding sequence ATGGCGATCATGAATCTACTGGTGTCCTACAACGGCTCCCCGGCCTCCGACGCCGCCCTGCGCTACGCGGCCGAGCTGGCCAAGGGGCGCGGCGCGCAGGTGACGGCGCTTCTGGCCCATTCCACCCATGAGGTGATCGACAGCTCCTCGCGCTGGATCCCGGCGCAGGCGCGTGCGCTGCTGACGCAGGCCAATGCCGATATCGTGGCCGGGATCGCGGCGCAGTTCGAGGCGCTGGCGCAGGAACTGGCGCTTGGCGACGCGCTGCGCTTTCGCGAACAGGCGGGCCGCGTGGATGTGACCCTCGCCGAAGCCGCGCGCTGCTACGATATGATCATCGTGGGCCGCCACATGGACGCAGACGACGCCCATGTGGCGCTGCACCCGGACCGGATCGCGCTGCTCTCCGGGCGGCCGGTGATCGTGGTGCCCGAAGGCTACCGGGCTGACGCAGACCACAGCCACGCCGCGCTGGCCTGGGACGGCAGCCGCTCCGCCGCGCGGGCGCTCTCCGATAGCCTGCGCCTGCTGGAGGCGGAAGGGAAGGTAAGCGTGATCAGCTTTGGTACGCCGGTCGGAGGCATCGCGGATCTGCTGCAGCACCTGCGGCTGCATGGGGTCAGCCCGGTGCATGAGGATTTCCCCGAAAGCCACGCCGTGGCCGAGACGCTTCTGGCCTATTGCGACCGCCACGACCCCTCGCTGCTGGTGATGGGGGCCTATGAGCACTCCAAGTTCCGTGAGGATTTTTTGGGCGGCGATACCGCCAAGGTCCTGCGCGACATCCGCATTCCCGTACTGCTTTCCCATTGA